A single genomic interval of bacterium harbors:
- the infA gene encoding translation initiation factor IF-1, whose protein sequence is MAEEAKDDMIRVDGVVTKVLPATMYRVKLENGHEILAHISGKMRKHFIRITSGDKVTVEISPYDLTKGRITYRHKT, encoded by the coding sequence ATGGCCGAAGAAGCAAAAGATGATATGATCCGCGTTGATGGAGTCGTGACCAAGGTTTTGCCCGCGACCATGTATCGGGTGAAATTGGAGAACGGGCACGAAATCCTCGCTCATATCTCCGGGAAAATGCGCAAGCATTTCATCCGTATCACTTCCGGCGACAAGGTTACCGTGGAAATTTCCCCCTACGACCTGACCAAAGGTCGCATTACCTACCGTCACAAGACCTGA